From the Flavobacteriales bacterium genome, the window GAAGAATCTTGACAATTTGATGGGCGGTAAACTTGCTCTTTTTCATACTTGACAGTTTAAATTTACTACATTTCTAAACTGTCCTGATTTTAGGGGAGCTTACAAAGATACATCAAAACCTTTTCCCTGCAGTTTGATAAGTTCAACCACGTTTGATACATGTCTGATGGCGGAAAGTCCGAAAACCAATAGTTTCTAAATATGGAAACAATGTATATCTTTATGACGTTCTATTGACAAGAAAAAATATCCATATGGCAACCAAGAAAAAAAAATCATACTCGCTTTCAGAAATGAAAGACAAGTACATCGGTAAGGTTGGAACCGCTGAACGTGACGCGTATGAGTACGAACTTCGAATGGATGTGTTGGGTAAAATGATTAAAACCGCAAGACAGGAAAGGCATCTGACACAAGAAGAACTTGGTAAACTTGTAGGGGTTCAGAAAGCTCAAATCTCCAAACTTGAAAGCAGTGCGAACAGCGCAACCATTGATACCATTTTGAAAGTCTTCAAAGCATTAAAGGCAGAGATTAATTTTAATGTAAGGCTTGAAGATAACTATGTGAAACTCGCTTGATGGAAAGCAAGGTAAATGCATCATAGAGGTGATAGCCAATGTCTGCCCATAGACATATAACGCGTTCTGCCAACCTTGTTCCTGCGGTGAAAAGATGAGATATTCGCCGCATTTTTGCGGCGAATAATTCGTATATTTACCGCCTAGGCGTTTTGGACCATGGCAAAATACATTTACGAGTATAAAAACTGGATAGATTTTTCCTGGCAGGATAAAGCCATTAGTGCCGTATTCGGTGAGGTGCGGCTTATGCAGGGTAAAATAGTAGGGCAAATGAATGCTTTGGGCTTTTCTACTAAAGCAGAGGCCACGCTTACGGCCTTAACCTTAGACGTAGTCAAATCATCGGAAATAGAAGGCGAATTGCTGAACTATGACCAGGTGCGATCATCCATTGCAAGGCGTTTGGGTATCAATACGGCAGGACTTATACCTAGCAGCCGTCACATAGAAGGTGTGGTGGAAATGATGCTTGATGCCACTCAACACCATGCGTTAGCTTTAACCGAAAAACGTTTGGTTGGTTGGCATGCTGCACTATTTCCTACGGGGTATAGCGGGCCATACAAAATTGAGGTGGGACGATACCGCACAAGTGAAATGCAAATAGTCTCCGGAGCAATGGGCAAAGAAAAAGTGCATTACGAAGCCGTAAAGCCCGGATTGGTAAAAGCAGAAATGGACAAGTTTTTGGATTGGTTCAACAACGACAACCGACTTGACCCGGTATTGAAAGCTGCCATAGCACACTTCTGGTTTATAATCATTCACCCATTTGATGATGGAAACGGCAGAATTGGAAGAGCCATAACCGATATGTTGCTTGCCCGTGCCGAGGGTAGTGGAGAACGTTTTTACAGTATGTCGAGCCAAATACTAACGGAACGTAAACGCTATCATCAAGTATTGCAGAAAGTGCAATACAGTTCCGGCGACATAACCGAGTGGCTCGAATGGTTTTTGCATTGCCTGAAAAATGCCATGCTCGCCACAGAAAATACCACGCAAAAAATATTGCGTAAAGCTGAATTCTGGAAACTACACGAACATACACCTATCAACGAGCGCCAACGATTAATGCTCAACAAACTCTTTGACGGTTTTGAAGGGAAATTGCAAACTTCCAAATGGGCTAAAATGGCCAAAACTTCTACGGACACCGCCTTACGGGACATAAAGGATCTGGTAGAAAAAGGCATCTTGCAGCAAACAGATGAGGGAGGACGAAATGTGAACTACGAACTGGTCGACTTTAAATTAGAATAACGGTTGACTAAAGACGGGTTTTGTGTTAGAGGTAACGTGGAAACCTGAAAACACCACCGCCAACTAATACTTCTCCCTAAACACCTTTTCCCTTTTCACGCCGAGTGTTCCCAATCGCACT encodes:
- a CDS encoding helix-turn-helix transcriptional regulator, whose product is MATKKKKSYSLSEMKDKYIGKVGTAERDAYEYELRMDVLGKMIKTARQERHLTQEELGKLVGVQKAQISKLESSANSATIDTILKVFKALKAEINFNVRLEDNYVKLA
- a CDS encoding Fic family protein, translated to MAKYIYEYKNWIDFSWQDKAISAVFGEVRLMQGKIVGQMNALGFSTKAEATLTALTLDVVKSSEIEGELLNYDQVRSSIARRLGINTAGLIPSSRHIEGVVEMMLDATQHHALALTEKRLVGWHAALFPTGYSGPYKIEVGRYRTSEMQIVSGAMGKEKVHYEAVKPGLVKAEMDKFLDWFNNDNRLDPVLKAAIAHFWFIIIHPFDDGNGRIGRAITDMLLARAEGSGERFYSMSSQILTERKRYHQVLQKVQYSSGDITEWLEWFLHCLKNAMLATENTTQKILRKAEFWKLHEHTPINERQRLMLNKLFDGFEGKLQTSKWAKMAKTSTDTALRDIKDLVEKGILQQTDEGGRNVNYELVDFKLE